In Novosphingobium sp. MMS21-SN21R, a single genomic region encodes these proteins:
- the fdxA gene encoding ferredoxin FdxA, with protein sequence MTYVVTDACIRCKFMDCVEVCPVDCFYEGDNMLVINPSECIDCGVCEPECPAEAILPDTESGLEQWLELNAKFSAEWPNITAKKDAPDDADEHKGEEGKFDKYFSAEPGEGD encoded by the coding sequence ATGACCTATGTCGTCACTGACGCCTGCATCCGCTGCAAATTCATGGACTGCGTCGAGGTTTGCCCCGTCGACTGCTTCTATGAAGGCGATAACATGCTGGTGATCAATCCCAGCGAGTGCATCGACTGCGGCGTTTGCGAACCTGAATGCCCGGCCGAAGCGATTCTTCCCGATACCGAATCGGGCCTGGAACAGTGGCTCGAGCTGAACGCGAAGTTCTCGGCGGAATGGCCCAACATCACCGCCAAGAAGGATGCACCTGACGACGCCGACGAGCACAAGGGCGAAGAAGGCAAGTTCGACAAGTACTTCTCGGCCGAGCCCGGCGAAGGCGATTGA
- a CDS encoding RNA-binding S4 domain-containing protein, translating into MRIDKVLWFLRFSASRGLAQDWVADGHIRINGRRIERASADVKCGDVLVLPMHACVKVIEVLALPDRRGPALEAQGCYRVLDDPGATPLARLQRDTEGRNSP; encoded by the coding sequence TTGCGGATCGACAAGGTGTTGTGGTTCTTGCGATTTTCCGCCTCGCGTGGGTTGGCGCAGGATTGGGTGGCCGATGGTCATATCCGCATCAACGGTCGCCGCATCGAACGCGCCAGTGCCGATGTGAAATGCGGTGATGTGCTGGTTCTGCCGATGCACGCTTGCGTCAAGGTGATCGAGGTTCTTGCCCTACCCGACCGGCGCGGACCGGCGCTGGAAGCCCAAGGCTGTTATCGGGTGCTTGACGATCCGGGTGCAACGCCTCTAGCACGGCTTCAAAGAGATACTGAGGGACGAAATTCGCCATGA
- a CDS encoding helicase-related protein — protein sequence MASRTPAQPRRPSHTGVVKAVLGPTNTGKTHLAIERLCAHSSGAIGFPLRLLAREVYDRVCAIKGPDKVALITGEERIEPKGARWHLCTVEAMPSRPDLAFVALDEAQLSADPERGHVFTDRLLHTRGREETMLLGSATLQPMIKALVPEAEIVSRPRFSTLTHVGAKKLSRIPPRSAIVAFSAEQVYVMAEMLRRFRGGAAVVMGALSPQTRNAQVAMYQSGEVDYLVATDAIGMGLNLDVHHVAFAGLSKYDGHRQRRLTTAEMAQIAGRAGRHQRDGTFGTLSGMGGHDPEFTPEEIYAIEEHRFPPLTRLFWREAEPRFDSLATLIEDLESLPPRAELATPPQSIDLAVLKRLSEEPEISDIRGARMVQRFWEVCRLPDFRQQGEETHSRFIARLWQDLRHGYLGADYVAQAIAQLDVPAGDIDTLQGRISAIRSWSYIAQRADWVLAKEEMSARARAVETRLSDALHARLTERFVNRRTTVLMRKAGADAGLLPVRLSESGSVLVDDEPIGHLEGFRFVVDPLARAADRKLLLAAAERHLPALLESRGAELLASAGEAGGLTLRQGTMVWRDMIVARLERGRSILDPRIRTDAALDRLPPLLKARVTQALQDWFAAHVGGLLGPLIGLSQASRASESGANLRALLLHLVEAGGILPRDESGLDRLDPAQRERMKKLGVRIGALDLFVPAMLRPAPLALWAALARVWGAKPPAPPQSASPVVSSKEPLAGYRRVGTQNLRVDLAEKLLHAAHAARLAAKGRRFIIDPALARSMGLSTASFTALLRAAAFRVFVRRPLPEGAAGPAMPPLWEWRPSRAAPAQPSRSLPPPTGAFAALAELVTR from the coding sequence ATGGCCAGTCGCACGCCAGCCCAGCCTCGCCGCCCGTCCCACACGGGCGTGGTCAAGGCCGTGCTCGGTCCCACCAATACCGGCAAGACCCATCTCGCCATCGAGCGACTCTGCGCGCACTCTTCCGGTGCAATCGGCTTTCCTCTGCGGCTCCTTGCGCGAGAGGTCTATGACCGGGTCTGCGCGATCAAGGGGCCGGACAAGGTCGCGCTGATTACCGGGGAAGAGCGGATCGAGCCGAAAGGCGCGCGCTGGCATCTGTGCACGGTCGAGGCCATGCCCTCGCGCCCCGATCTCGCTTTCGTGGCTCTGGACGAGGCCCAGCTTTCTGCCGATCCCGAACGCGGCCATGTGTTCACTGACCGTCTGCTCCACACCCGCGGGCGGGAGGAGACAATGCTGCTCGGTTCGGCCACGCTGCAACCGATGATCAAGGCGCTGGTGCCCGAAGCGGAAATCGTTTCGCGTCCGCGCTTTTCCACGCTGACTCACGTCGGCGCGAAGAAGCTCTCGCGCATCCCGCCGCGCAGCGCGATTGTCGCGTTCAGTGCCGAGCAGGTCTATGTCATGGCCGAAATGTTGCGGCGCTTTCGCGGCGGCGCGGCTGTCGTCATGGGCGCGCTAAGCCCGCAGACGCGCAATGCCCAGGTCGCGATGTATCAATCGGGCGAGGTCGATTATCTGGTGGCGACCGACGCCATCGGCATGGGCCTCAATCTCGATGTGCACCACGTCGCATTTGCGGGCCTGTCTAAATACGACGGCCACCGCCAGCGGCGGTTGACCACGGCAGAAATGGCGCAGATCGCGGGTCGCGCCGGGCGGCACCAGCGTGATGGCACCTTCGGCACCCTTTCTGGCATGGGTGGGCACGATCCCGAATTCACCCCCGAAGAAATCTACGCAATCGAGGAGCACCGCTTCCCGCCGCTCACCCGCCTGTTCTGGCGCGAGGCCGAGCCGCGCTTTGACAGTCTGGCGACGCTGATCGAGGATCTCGAAAGCCTGCCGCCGCGCGCCGAACTGGCCACGCCGCCGCAATCCATCGATCTTGCCGTGCTCAAGCGATTATCCGAAGAGCCTGAAATCTCCGATATTCGCGGCGCGCGCATGGTGCAGAGGTTCTGGGAAGTCTGCCGTCTGCCCGATTTCCGGCAACAAGGCGAGGAGACGCACAGCCGATTCATCGCTCGCCTGTGGCAGGATTTGCGCCATGGCTATCTCGGCGCAGATTACGTCGCGCAGGCCATCGCGCAACTCGATGTCCCGGCAGGCGATATCGACACGCTGCAAGGCCGCATTTCCGCAATCCGGTCATGGTCGTATATCGCTCAGCGCGCTGACTGGGTGCTGGCGAAGGAAGAAATGTCGGCCCGCGCCCGCGCCGTGGAAACCCGCCTGTCCGATGCCCTGCACGCGCGGCTGACCGAGCGCTTCGTCAATCGCCGTACGACCGTGCTGATGCGCAAGGCAGGCGCTGATGCGGGCCTGCTTCCGGTCCGCCTGTCTGAATCCGGATCGGTGCTGGTGGATGACGAACCCATCGGCCACCTGGAGGGCTTCCGCTTCGTGGTTGATCCCCTCGCCCGTGCAGCGGATCGCAAATTGCTGCTCGCTGCTGCCGAAAGGCACTTGCCCGCGCTGCTGGAATCGCGGGGCGCGGAACTGCTGGCCAGTGCCGGCGAGGCAGGGGGGCTGACCCTTCGCCAAGGTACGATGGTCTGGCGGGACATGATTGTGGCTCGGCTTGAGCGGGGACGCAGCATTCTCGACCCGCGCATCAGGACCGACGCGGCGCTGGATCGCTTGCCTCCACTCCTTAAAGCCCGTGTGACACAGGCTTTGCAGGACTGGTTCGCTGCGCATGTAGGCGGCCTGCTCGGCCCGCTTATCGGTTTGTCACAAGCGAGCCGGGCCAGTGAATCGGGGGCAAACTTGCGCGCGCTGCTGCTGCATCTAGTTGAAGCGGGCGGCATCCTGCCGCGCGATGAATCGGGCCTTGACAGGCTCGATCCGGCGCAGCGTGAACGCATGAAGAAGCTTGGCGTGCGGATCGGTGCGCTCGATCTGTTCGTGCCCGCGATGCTGCGCCCCGCGCCGCTTGCCTTGTGGGCGGCACTGGCGCGGGTGTGGGGCGCAAAGCCGCCCGCGCCGCCGCAATCGGCCAGTCCCGTCGTCAGCAGCAAGGAACCGCTGGCGGGGTATCGCCGCGTGGGCACGCAGAACCTGCGGGTCGACCTTGCGGAAAAGCTGCTTCATGCCGCTCATGCCGCGCGCCTGGCCGCAAAGGGCCGCCGCTTTATTATTGACCCTGCGCTTGCGCGTTCCATGGGACTTTCCACTGCAAGCTTTACAGCCTTGCTGCGTGCTGCCGCTTTTCGCGTATTCGTCCGCCGCCCTTTGCCCGAAGGCGCAGCGGGGCCTGCCATGCCGCCGCTGTGGGAATGGCGGCCTTCGCGTGCCGCTCCGGCCCAGCCATCGCGGTCTCTGCCACCGCCGACCGGGGCCTTTGCCGCGCTTGCGGAACTCGTGACACGTTAG